From a region of the Lentilactobacillus curieae genome:
- a CDS encoding matrixin family metalloprotease, with the protein MKTRLKIKSTVVAGLLVVFGTSAIGVSHPAKAAGVTPPQSLLNKSQNYYKDNYQTLAKKYRISYSLQSGIAKNRTVKIYLGTKNKDLRDSLYFAVQYWNDKLGRQVFQYGTKGSHTLTFNTVNNATGSNDGADAWWDPGEKRVVVNLKMYKNSLAQLSKQIIDNSQQSGVSGADLTAERQDIAVNGLDKTSRTLYYGATLTHELGHVLGLNHSPNKNDTMYFESDSPQVHYYQSLKNATNAGYNPLTNTDVLRAQLALKVFGAFK; encoded by the coding sequence ATGAAGACAAGATTAAAGATTAAGTCAACTGTAGTCGCTGGTTTGCTAGTTGTGTTTGGCACATCAGCCATTGGCGTTAGCCATCCAGCAAAGGCTGCTGGGGTGACACCACCGCAATCGCTACTGAACAAGTCGCAAAATTACTACAAAGATAATTACCAGACTTTGGCTAAAAAGTATCGGATTAGCTACAGCTTGCAATCTGGAATTGCTAAAAATCGCACCGTAAAGATTTATCTTGGAACTAAGAATAAAGATCTGCGTGATAGTTTGTACTTCGCAGTTCAGTACTGGAATGACAAATTAGGCAGGCAAGTATTCCAATACGGAACCAAGGGCAGCCATACGCTTACGTTTAATACGGTCAATAATGCGACTGGCTCCAATGATGGTGCTGATGCCTGGTGGGATCCAGGTGAGAAACGCGTCGTGGTTAACTTAAAAATGTACAAGAATTCTTTGGCACAGTTAAGCAAGCAAATCATCGACAACAGTCAACAATCTGGAGTAAGTGGTGCAGACCTGACAGCAGAACGCCAGGACATCGCGGTTAACGGGCTTGATAAGACTTCAAGAACTTTGTACTATGGTGCCACTTTAACTCACGAACTAGGTCATGTTCTCGGATTGAACCACTCACCTAACAAGAACGATACGATGTACTTTGAGAGTGATTCACCACAAGTCCACTATTACCAATCATTGAAGAACGCAACTAATGCGGGTTACAATCCGCTGACGAACACCGATGTTCTTAGAGCACAGTTAGCATTAAAGGTATTTGGCGCATTTAAATAG